From the genome of Nicotiana sylvestris chromosome 2, ASM39365v2, whole genome shotgun sequence, one region includes:
- the LOC138886530 gene encoding protein RER1A-like has translation MDINSAGATAGDACSSTPTTGFTQLTASASQSFQHFLDKMTPHLLYRWIAFVFIAILYVVRVYLLQGFYVVSYGLGIYILNLLIGFLSPQVDPEVQDLSDGPTLPTRETDEFRPFVRRLPELKFWYSITKAFGVAFVLTFFSAFDVPVFWPILLFYWIVLFTLTMRRQIRHMIKYKYVPFSFGKQRYDVKTAVSSESENLLP, from the exons ATGGACATTAACAGTGCCGGCGCAACCGCCGGCGATGCTTGCTCGTCTACTCCAACCACTGGTTTTACACAATTGACAGCATCTGCTTCCCAGTCGTTCCAGCACTTCCTGGATAAAATGACGCCGCATTTACTCTACCGTTGGATCGCGTTCGTCTTTATCGCTATCTTGTATGTAGTGCGTGTGTACCTATTGCAAGGATTCTATGTTGTCTCCTACGGCCTAGGCATCTACATCCTTAACCTCCTCATCGGCTTCCTTTCGCCGCAGGTTGACCCGGAGGTCCAAGATTTATCCGATGGCCCAACTTTGCCGACCCGAGAAACTGACGAATTCCGCCCTTTTGTTCGTCGCCTCCCTGAGTTAAAATTCTG GTACTCAATTACCAAGGCTTTCGGCGTTGCCTTCGTGTTAACATTCTTCAGTGCATTTGATGTGCCTGTCTTTTGGCCAATTCTCCTTTTCTATTGGATCGTGCTGTTCACACTTACAATGAGAAGACAAATACGACACatgataaaatataaatatgtgcCGTTCTCTTTTGGGAAGCAG CGGTATGATGTGAAGACAGCAGTTTCATCAGAAAGTGAAAATCTTCTCCCTTAG